The Citrifermentans bemidjiense Bem genome window below encodes:
- a CDS encoding UbiA family prenyltransferase — protein sequence MAEDPSAAGAAVLPRRSRFRAYLNLCRVSNLPTVWTNVLVASLLSGAPLSCRLLLLLAFSLSCFYLAGMVLNDLCDCEYDRMFRPSRPIPRGDVSERAALILTVALSCAGLGALVFAPDLRGGLAALCLLAVIIAYDHHHKENPFSVLLMAGCRFLVFVVVGFALAGKVAEAVLLAGGAQFFYVVALSVFARYDNNRETPLPFPAMPLLLAGISLLDGVMLMLLVEPVWLLAGLSGFFLTLAGQRFVRGD from the coding sequence ATGGCCGAAGACCCCTCTGCAGCCGGCGCCGCAGTGCTGCCGCGTCGCTCCAGGTTCAGGGCGTACCTTAACCTTTGCCGAGTGAGCAACCTCCCCACCGTATGGACCAATGTTCTTGTTGCAAGCCTTTTAAGCGGCGCGCCGCTCTCCTGCCGCCTGTTGCTCCTGCTGGCCTTTTCCTTATCCTGTTTCTACCTCGCCGGGATGGTGCTGAACGATCTGTGCGACTGCGAATACGACCGGATGTTCCGCCCCAGCCGCCCCATTCCCCGGGGCGACGTTTCCGAGCGCGCGGCGCTCATACTGACGGTGGCTTTGTCCTGTGCCGGTTTAGGCGCCCTCGTCTTCGCCCCCGACCTGCGCGGAGGCCTTGCCGCACTCTGCCTGCTCGCGGTGATTATCGCCTACGACCACCATCACAAAGAGAACCCCTTCAGCGTGCTGCTCATGGCCGGCTGCCGTTTCCTGGTCTTCGTCGTTGTTGGCTTCGCCCTCGCCGGGAAAGTGGCCGAGGCGGTGCTGCTTGCCGGGGGCGCGCAGTTCTTCTACGTCGTCGCCCTGAGCGTTTTCGCGCGCTACGACAACAACAGGGAGACGCCGTTGCCTTTCCCCGCCATGCCCCTGCTTCTAGCCGGGATTTCGCTTCTAGACGGAGTGATGCTAATGCTTTTAGTCGAACCGGTGTGGCTTTTGGCCGGATTGAGCGGCTTCTTCCTCACCCTCGCCGGGCAGCGGTTTGTGCGGGGGGATTGA
- a CDS encoding sulfite exporter TauE/SafE family protein: MTIWLSYVALGAFAGVLAGLLGVGGGLVIVPVLTFIFTAQHLPEAHILHLALGTSLASIMFTSVSSLRAHHRRGAVEWTVVRRISAGILVGTFAGSWVASQLSTRFLKGFFVVFLYYVAAQMLLNIKPKAQRQLPGLAAMSGVGGIIGGVSSLVGIGGGTMTVPFLVWCNVAIPRAIGTSSAVGFPIALAGAAGYLVNGWSADLPQYSLGFVYLPALAGISAASIITAPLGAKLAHSLPIDLLKKFFALLLLVMGTKMMLSLF, encoded by the coding sequence ATGACTATCTGGCTTTCGTATGTCGCCCTGGGGGCTTTTGCCGGGGTTTTGGCCGGCCTCCTCGGAGTGGGCGGCGGCCTGGTGATCGTACCGGTCCTTACCTTCATCTTCACCGCGCAGCACCTGCCTGAGGCGCACATCCTGCACCTGGCCCTGGGCACCTCGCTTGCCAGCATCATGTTCACCTCGGTCTCCAGCCTTAGGGCCCATCACCGCCGGGGCGCCGTCGAGTGGACGGTGGTGCGGCGCATCAGCGCCGGCATCCTGGTCGGCACCTTCGCCGGTTCCTGGGTCGCCTCCCAACTTTCCACCCGTTTCCTCAAGGGCTTCTTCGTCGTCTTCCTGTACTACGTCGCCGCGCAGATGCTGCTCAACATCAAGCCCAAAGCGCAGCGCCAGCTCCCTGGACTGGCGGCCATGTCCGGCGTCGGCGGCATCATCGGCGGCGTTTCCAGCCTGGTCGGCATCGGCGGCGGTACCATGACCGTTCCTTTCCTGGTCTGGTGCAACGTAGCCATCCCCCGTGCCATCGGCACCTCTTCGGCGGTCGGCTTTCCCATTGCCCTGGCCGGGGCGGCCGGGTACCTGGTCAACGGCTGGTCCGCGGACCTCCCTCAATACAGCCTCGGCTTCGTGTATCTCCCCGCCTTGGCGGGTATTTCCGCGGCCAGCATCATAACTGCGCCCCTGGGCGCCAAGCTTGCCCACTCCCTTCCCATCGACCTGCTGAAGAAGTTCTTCGCGCTGCTCCTGCTCGTGATGGGAACCAAGATGATGCTGAGCCTGTTTTGA
- a CDS encoding alkaline phosphatase family protein, with product MQRTVVLNVVGLTRALIGDGTPRLRELLAASADIKSITPAVTCSVQSTYLTGKLPAGHGIVGNGWYFRDLGEVFFWRQSNRLVQGEKIWHEAKRRDPSFSCANTFWWYNMVTDVDYAITPRPLYLADGRKLPDCYSIPADLRHRFNSEFGQFPLFQFWGPATSIVSSDWIGKAAMSIEETYRPTLQLVYLPHLDYCLQKLGPGGDISAELAKVDLLCGQLLDFFRGRGCRVVVLSEYGITDVERPVHPNRVLREAGLLSLKVDRGREYLDPGTSRAFAVADHQVAHVYVRDPNDLPAVRALFQGVPGVEEVLDGEGKKRAGLDHERSGELVLVSDAKSWFTYYWWLDDARAPDYARTVNIHAKPGYDPCELFLDPTIRLPKVKIAATLAKKLLGFRYLMDVIPLDASLVRGSHGRVTDDPAAGPIFMTTEPKLLDAGSVDATEVYNLLLRHLEAD from the coding sequence ATGCAACGGACTGTCGTCCTTAACGTAGTAGGGCTTACCCGGGCGCTCATTGGCGACGGCACGCCGCGCCTGCGGGAGCTTCTCGCTGCAAGCGCCGATATAAAAAGCATAACGCCTGCCGTCACCTGCTCGGTGCAATCCACCTACCTGACCGGAAAGCTCCCTGCCGGGCACGGCATCGTCGGCAACGGCTGGTACTTCCGCGATCTGGGGGAGGTCTTCTTCTGGCGCCAGTCGAACCGTCTGGTCCAGGGGGAGAAGATCTGGCACGAGGCGAAAAGACGCGATCCCTCCTTTAGCTGCGCCAACACCTTCTGGTGGTACAACATGGTGACCGACGTCGATTACGCGATCACCCCGCGCCCCTTATACCTCGCCGACGGCAGGAAACTCCCCGATTGCTACAGCATCCCCGCTGACCTTCGCCACCGCTTCAACTCCGAGTTCGGCCAGTTCCCACTGTTCCAGTTCTGGGGGCCTGCCACCTCCATCGTCTCCAGCGACTGGATCGGCAAGGCCGCCATGTCCATCGAGGAAACCTATCGCCCGACCCTGCAGCTCGTCTACCTGCCGCACCTCGACTACTGCCTGCAGAAGCTGGGGCCCGGGGGGGATATCTCCGCCGAGCTGGCAAAGGTCGACCTTCTCTGCGGGCAGTTGCTCGACTTCTTTCGCGGGCGCGGTTGCCGGGTGGTGGTGCTCTCCGAATACGGCATCACGGATGTGGAGCGCCCGGTGCACCCGAACCGGGTGCTGCGCGAAGCGGGGCTCTTGTCGCTCAAGGTCGACCGGGGGCGGGAATACCTGGATCCCGGTACCAGCCGCGCCTTCGCCGTTGCCGACCACCAGGTGGCACACGTCTACGTCCGCGACCCGAACGACCTCCCGGCGGTGCGCGCCCTCTTTCAGGGAGTCCCCGGCGTAGAAGAGGTGCTGGACGGGGAGGGGAAGAAGAGGGCGGGCCTTGATCACGAGCGCTCGGGGGAACTGGTGCTCGTCTCCGATGCGAAGAGCTGGTTCACCTACTACTGGTGGCTCGACGACGCGAGAGCTCCCGACTACGCCCGCACCGTCAACATTCACGCGAAGCCCGGCTATGACCCGTGCGAGCTCTTCCTCGATCCCACCATCAGGCTTCCCAAAGTGAAGATCGCGGCGACGCTGGCAAAGAAGCTTCTAGGTTTCCGCTACCTGATGGACGTGATACCGCTTGATGCCTCACTGGTGCGAGGCTCCCACGGCCGGGTCACCGACGATCCCGCCGCCGGCCCCATCTTCATGACCACGGAACCGAAGCTCCTCGATGCGGGGAGCGTGGACGCGACCGAAGTCTACAATCTGCTGCTGCGCCATCTGGAGGCGGACTAA
- a CDS encoding methyl-accepting chemotaxis protein, whose translation MQRQVSETQAEVERLTERNDWFRAIIDAVPFPVHVTDNDLNWTFMNKPFEKLLVREGRIRDRDSAVGLACSNAAANICNSEGCGIKQLHKGVAESYFDWCGSGCKQDTSYLMNSKGEKIGYVEVVTDLTAMIRNRDYSKAEVERMAGNLTKLALGNLDLDLKVAEADEHTAQAREDFQKINDSLTSVKDAVGAMIEDTEKLVSAALAGEFQTRADASRHRGEYRAIVDGVNKTLDMVVDKNDWYEAIIDAVPFPIHVTDNDMNWTFLNKPFEALLVKEGRIRDRVTALGLPCSNAAANICNSEGCGIKQLHRGVSESYFDWCGSGCKQDTSYLLNRKGEKLGYVEVVQDLTAIIRNRDYTKSEIERMAVNLQLLAQGDLDLNFAIGQPDQHTKESHADFLRIDDSLKSVKQAMDRIISITKEIADGNLTVEVTPRSEKDELLKDLAGMVGKLSEVVLDVKVAADNVTLGSKELAQNAENTSQGATEQAASAEEASSSMEQMSANIRQTSDNASQTEKIAVKSAADAQEGGKAVAETLAAMKEIAGKISIVEEIARQTNMLALNAAIEAARAGEHGKGFAVVAAEVRKLAERSQKAAGEISTLSTSSVEIAEKAGHLLGEILPNIQRTAELVQEISAASREQDGGAQQINQAIQQLDQVIQKNAAVAEEMASTAEQLSSQAGQLQGTISFFRVNGAAHEGEYSGKRSAAHSSLTYSGSAAKAAASRGQKRAAAIETGIAIKLDQDAFERF comes from the coding sequence ATGCAGCGGCAGGTCTCGGAAACGCAGGCGGAGGTGGAGCGGCTCACGGAAAGAAACGACTGGTTCCGCGCCATCATCGATGCGGTCCCCTTTCCGGTGCACGTGACCGACAACGACTTGAACTGGACCTTCATGAACAAGCCGTTCGAGAAGCTCCTGGTCCGCGAGGGGCGCATCAGGGACCGCGACTCCGCAGTGGGCCTTGCCTGCAGCAACGCCGCCGCCAATATCTGCAACTCGGAAGGGTGCGGCATCAAGCAGCTGCACAAGGGGGTGGCGGAGAGCTACTTCGACTGGTGCGGCTCTGGGTGCAAGCAGGACACTTCCTACCTCATGAACAGCAAGGGGGAGAAGATCGGCTACGTCGAGGTGGTCACCGACCTGACCGCCATGATCAGGAACCGCGACTACAGCAAGGCCGAGGTGGAGCGGATGGCGGGGAACCTCACCAAGCTGGCCCTGGGGAACCTCGACCTCGACCTCAAGGTGGCGGAGGCCGATGAGCACACGGCGCAGGCGCGTGAGGACTTCCAGAAGATCAACGACAGCCTGACCAGCGTGAAGGACGCGGTGGGCGCCATGATCGAGGACACGGAGAAGCTGGTGAGCGCCGCCCTCGCCGGGGAGTTCCAGACCCGTGCCGACGCCTCCAGGCATCGCGGGGAGTACCGCGCCATCGTCGACGGCGTGAACAAAACACTCGACATGGTAGTGGACAAAAACGACTGGTACGAAGCGATCATCGATGCGGTCCCCTTCCCCATCCACGTCACGGACAACGACATGAACTGGACCTTCCTCAATAAACCGTTCGAGGCGCTGCTGGTTAAAGAAGGGCGCATCAGAGACAGGGTGACCGCGCTGGGGCTTCCCTGCAGCAACGCCGCCGCCAACATCTGCAACTCGGAAGGGTGCGGCATCAAGCAACTGCACCGCGGGGTAAGCGAGAGCTATTTCGACTGGTGCGGCTCCGGATGCAAGCAGGACACCTCCTACCTCTTGAACCGCAAGGGGGAAAAGCTCGGCTACGTCGAGGTGGTCCAGGACCTGACCGCCATCATCAGGAACCGCGACTACACGAAGAGCGAGATCGAGCGCATGGCCGTCAACCTGCAGCTCCTGGCCCAGGGGGATCTGGACCTGAACTTCGCCATCGGGCAGCCGGACCAGCACACGAAAGAGTCGCACGCCGACTTCCTGCGTATCGACGACAGCCTGAAGAGCGTGAAGCAGGCGATGGACCGCATCATCTCCATAACCAAGGAGATCGCGGACGGGAACCTCACCGTCGAGGTGACGCCGCGCTCCGAGAAGGACGAACTGCTGAAGGATCTGGCGGGTATGGTGGGGAAACTTTCCGAGGTGGTGCTGGACGTAAAGGTGGCGGCAGACAACGTAACCCTGGGGAGCAAGGAGTTGGCGCAAAACGCGGAGAATACCTCGCAGGGCGCAACTGAGCAGGCGGCTTCGGCCGAAGAGGCCTCAAGCTCCATGGAGCAGATGAGCGCCAACATCAGACAGACCTCCGACAACGCTTCGCAGACGGAGAAGATCGCTGTGAAATCGGCAGCGGACGCCCAGGAGGGGGGCAAAGCGGTGGCCGAGACGCTTGCCGCGATGAAGGAAATCGCAGGGAAGATCTCCATCGTCGAGGAGATCGCGCGGCAGACCAACATGCTGGCTCTCAACGCGGCCATAGAGGCGGCGCGCGCCGGCGAGCACGGCAAGGGGTTCGCGGTGGTCGCGGCCGAGGTGAGAAAGCTTGCCGAGCGGAGCCAGAAGGCGGCGGGCGAGATCTCGACCCTGTCCACCTCAAGTGTGGAGATAGCGGAAAAAGCCGGTCACCTTTTGGGCGAGATCCTTCCCAACATCCAGCGGACGGCGGAACTGGTCCAGGAGATCAGCGCCGCGAGCAGGGAGCAGGACGGCGGCGCGCAGCAGATCAACCAGGCGATCCAGCAGCTGGACCAGGTGATTCAGAAAAACGCCGCGGTGGCCGAGGAGATGGCCTCTACCGCGGAACAACTCTCCTCGCAGGCTGGGCAGTTGCAGGGGACCATCTCCTTTTTCCGGGTGAACGGCGCGGCTCACGAAGGGGAGTACAGCGGCAAACGGAGCGCAGCCCACTCATCTTTGACCTACTCCGGATCCGCGGCCAAGGCGGCCGCCAGCAGGGGGCAGAAACGCGCGGCGGCGATAGAGACCGGCATAGCGATCAAGCTCGACCAAGACGCCTTCGAGCGGTTCTAA